The following is a genomic window from Globicephala melas chromosome 6, mGloMel1.2, whole genome shotgun sequence.
ACAAAGCTGAAATGAACCAGGTGTGGGGAAGTGGGATGAAAGGTTGGCTTGACAGGCTCAGAGAATGTTTTACCCTGAGGCCAGCCTATTTTCAGGAGGCTGGTTCAGGTTGAGGGTCAGGTTGAGGGTGGGCCAAAGTTCAGGggcctggaggaaggagagaaacttAACTGAAGTTtggttaaaaaacattttgttccGATGAATCAGTGAGGATAAAACAGTCCAGCTAATCACTTATGAAGCAAAGAATGGGAATTGGGAGGGGCTGGTGTCTGGCCCTGGCACAGTTAAACAAGGGAGGTCATCCATCAGTTTTATCTAGGTCACTGGGGAAGAGGAGTTCTTTGTTGTAAGCTGTTTTCCAAAACACAGAGGAGTAAAGAGATTTTTTAACCTTAACTCTTTTCCAGGATCACAGGGCTCAGGAAAAAATTCAagattttcaaataagaaaactcaggctcagagaggcaaagcaaTTTGCTTGAGGTCACCTACCTAAGATGCTACTCTCTGAACAGATGTGTATGTCCACTCACACATCCTCTACTCATTCCTCCTCAAGGAACTTGCTAGCTGTTGGTTTTATCCAATCTCTTTACTCTTTGAAAATGATTTAAGACTCTTTTTAGCAAATTCCACAGGTTCTGACACAAGCAAATGAAACCTCCCTCTTGTCTTTGCAGTTGTGAGACAAACTCCCACGCAGTCCTTGAAAAATCAGTTCCCAGCTCTGCATTGGGAACATGAACTTGGCTTGGCCTTCACCAAGAACCGGATGAACTACACCAACAAATTTCTGGTGATCCCAGAGTCAGGAGACTACTTTGTTTACTCCCAGGTCACATTCCGAGGGACCACATCCGAGTGTGGTGAAATCAGCCAAGGGAGCCGACCAAACAAGCCAGACTCCATCATCGTGGTCATCACCAAGGTAACGGACAGCTACCCTGAGCCGACCCAGCTCCTAATGGGGACCAAGTCAGTGTGTGAAATAGGCAGCAACTGGTTCCAACCCATCTACCTAGGGGCCATGTTCTTCCTGAATGAAGGGGACAAGCTCATGGTGAACGTCAGTGACATCTCTTTGGTGGATTacacaaaagaagataaaacctTCTTCGGAGCCTTCTTGCTATAGTGGCAAGGCAGATGTCGTTGTGTGAAGGTCCTCTGCCTCTTAGCTCCTAATTTTCCTCATTCATATGTAATTATAACTAGAAGGTTTTTTTGGAACATCCATAGAGACAGTGGTTAAGCCATGAAATTTAGGGGCCCAAAGTTCACACTTTATGTGCCTTACTGATGAGAATACTAATTGGAAAAAGGCATAAGAGAACAGACCTATTATCATGGTTTCTTGGAAGAGCGGTGAGTTTCTAAACATTAAAACACTGATCACCAGATGAACGGAACATTTCCACGCCTTCCTACTACACAtttgtcaccagagggcccagatACTGTTCAATTTTATTATGAAGCATTTGCTTCGGTTCAGGAACCTTGAAAACAAAACCTAATGCCCTAGAAAACAGTGTAAACCCTTGAGAGGCAAAATCCTACGTCAGTTCCTCTAAACACATACTTTAATGCCTTGCCTACAAAAGTGAAAAGAGAGCTGATATTTCTCATAAATGTtctcaaaaaaagaaactgattttcACGCCATCTATGGCAAGTGAGAAAAACTACCTTTCTCTTTACTATGTACACATGCATCAAAACAAGCAAGTGTGAGTTCCACACGTGTATGTCGAAATACATATAACAATAGCATCTATTCAGAACAGTGTTCTTGAGCGCCTTTTATGTGTGTGCTACCTTAACCCAAAAGACACTATGAAGACTTGAGACAGACTCTACCCAAATGTATATGAATACACTAGATGGCTTCTGGTCAAATATCGCTCTACATATTCCAAGGACTAATTCTAAGTTCTAACAAATCAGACACTGTTACAGAAGATTTCTGAAGCTCTCCTGACTATGTAATATAACCAGCTGATTAGGTCACTCAAAAAACTTGAAGACAGAGTTCTAGCTAACAGACCAATTATATAACAAACTTGACTGATGCCAAGAGACAATGGATTTATTCCCTGGGGGGGAAATATCAGTCACCACATCTGGAGATGTTAACCGAGATCTGCTCT
Proteins encoded in this region:
- the TNFSF15 gene encoding tumor necrosis factor ligand superfamily member 15 codes for the protein MGGSLCSEGVRGNSRTIRGMAEDLGPGFGETVSVEMLTEDGGCRPKARAGLASRSNSARCALTCCLVLLPILAGLTAYLLVGQLRAQGEACVFQTPKGQELGPSYQRSYAPPGAGGDKPRAHLTVVRQTPTQSLKNQFPALHWEHELGLAFTKNRMNYTNKFLVIPESGDYFVYSQVTFRGTTSECGEISQGSRPNKPDSIIVVITKVTDSYPEPTQLLMGTKSVCEIGSNWFQPIYLGAMFFLNEGDKLMVNVSDISLVDYTKEDKTFFGAFLL